From the genome of Pseudomonas sp. AB6, one region includes:
- a CDS encoding pirin family protein, translating to MLELRPFNTLGGADHGWLNAHHHFSFAEYYDPKRMNWGQLRVWNDDVIAAGTGFPKHPHRDMEIITYVREGAITHEDSLGNKGRTEAGDVQVMSAGTGIAHSEYNKESTETRIFQIWIVPDETGSAPSWGAKPFPKGDREGFVTLASGKVGDDQSLRIRADARLVAANLKAGETAEYSLDAGRRAYLVPATGVVEVNGLRAVARDGVAVEHERILTVTAIEDSEVILVDVA from the coding sequence ATGCTCGAATTAAGACCTTTCAACACTTTGGGCGGCGCCGACCACGGCTGGCTGAACGCCCATCACCATTTCTCGTTTGCTGAGTATTACGACCCTAAACGCATGAACTGGGGTCAATTGCGGGTGTGGAATGATGACGTGATTGCGGCAGGCACCGGGTTTCCAAAACACCCGCACCGCGACATGGAGATCATCACTTATGTGCGTGAAGGTGCGATCACCCACGAAGACAGCCTTGGTAATAAAGGCCGCACCGAAGCCGGCGATGTTCAGGTGATGAGCGCAGGCACCGGAATTGCCCACAGCGAGTACAACAAGGAGTCCACAGAGACCCGGATCTTTCAGATATGGATCGTGCCCGACGAGACCGGCTCAGCGCCGTCCTGGGGTGCCAAACCTTTTCCCAAGGGCGACCGTGAAGGTTTCGTGACGCTGGCCAGCGGTAAGGTTGGCGATGACCAAAGCTTGCGTATTCGTGCTGACGCTCGATTGGTAGCGGCCAACCTGAAGGCGGGTGAGACCGCTGAATACAGCTTGGATGCAGGCCGTCGTGCGTATTTGGTGCCAGCGACCGGTGTTGTTGAAGTCAATGGACTGCGGGCGGTGGCACGGGACGGCGTGGCGGTAGAACATGAACGTATTTTGACCGTAACGGCCATTGAGGACAGCGAAGTGATCCTGGTGGATGTGGCGTAA
- the imuA gene encoding translesion DNA synthesis-associated protein ImuA — protein sequence MGAVVSLDALLDDRRVWKGRSITPPISSQPTGHAALDAALPTGGWPASALSEILVVADGSGELQLLWPTLKRLADKGERIVLIAPPYVPYPHAWQAAGIDLRWLTMVDTSPRDALWATEQCLRSGSCGAVVCWPPQKQADDRALRRLQVAAETGQTLAFACRPAHAALNPSPAALRVAIDVRPRQLRVLKCRGGLTPTSPIPFSIDY from the coding sequence ATGGGCGCAGTGGTCAGTCTCGATGCGCTGCTGGACGACCGTCGGGTCTGGAAAGGCCGGTCCATCACGCCTCCCATCAGCTCACAACCCACCGGGCACGCTGCACTGGATGCAGCGCTTCCAACTGGCGGCTGGCCAGCTTCGGCCCTGAGCGAAATTCTGGTAGTCGCCGACGGCAGCGGCGAATTGCAACTACTGTGGCCAACCCTCAAGCGGTTGGCGGACAAAGGCGAACGCATTGTGTTGATAGCGCCGCCCTATGTGCCATATCCCCATGCCTGGCAAGCGGCGGGTATTGATTTGCGTTGGCTGACGATGGTCGATACCAGTCCTCGCGATGCGTTGTGGGCGACCGAGCAATGTTTGCGTTCCGGCAGCTGTGGCGCTGTGGTGTGCTGGCCGCCGCAAAAGCAGGCGGATGATCGTGCATTGCGTCGACTGCAAGTCGCTGCTGAAACCGGCCAGACACTGGCTTTCGCATGTCGACCTGCTCACGCAGCATTAAACCCGTCCCCGGCGGCGTTACGAGTTGCCATAGATGTGCGACCTCGGCAGTTGCGCGTTCTCAAATGCCGGGGCGGACTAACGCCAACGTCACCCATCCCGTTCTCCATCGATTATTGA
- a CDS encoding DNA polymerase Y family protein, with protein sequence MLWACVLLPQLALDGVMRRRADPDQPLALLTGSPQRRMLQTVNPSARALGLRAGQSLAAAQALVRDFATVEYEPADIDRWQRLLAAWAYRFSSQVSLKYPRVLMMEIESSLGLFGPWTVFEKRLRDELNALGFHHRIVVAPNPAAARMLTNVHDGLAVTTRESLYEALAPMPIDRVGLSREVSTAFSRMGLRTLQSVLALPRNTLARRFPVQVLQHLDTLLGERALTLECYRPPDFFDTRIELNFDVESHQALLFPLKRLISDLAVFLAGRDSGVQRFAIHLEHVEGQDTVVPVGLLSAERDTAMLFELARERLERIQVPSPVRAVRLLARDLPGFIPARRELFDERAQQAMPWEQLRERLRARLGDEAVNGLRAHADHRPECAWQPSIETKSSGPLLMALRPGWLLREPVPLSESDVRILAGPERIESGWWDGGDVRRDYFLVETRSGQRAWVYQTVGENGTLQLQGWFA encoded by the coding sequence ATGCTCTGGGCCTGTGTCTTGCTGCCACAGTTGGCGCTCGACGGCGTGATGCGCCGTCGCGCCGATCCTGACCAACCGTTGGCGCTGCTGACCGGTAGCCCCCAACGTCGCATGTTGCAGACCGTCAATCCGTCTGCGCGGGCGTTGGGCCTGCGTGCCGGACAATCGTTGGCGGCCGCGCAGGCATTGGTCCGCGATTTTGCGACGGTGGAATATGAGCCGGCCGATATCGACCGTTGGCAACGGTTATTGGCGGCCTGGGCCTACCGGTTCAGTTCCCAGGTCAGCTTGAAATACCCTCGGGTATTGATGATGGAAATCGAATCCAGTCTGGGCCTGTTTGGACCGTGGACGGTGTTCGAAAAGCGTCTGCGGGACGAGTTGAATGCCCTGGGTTTTCATCATCGAATCGTGGTCGCACCCAACCCAGCGGCGGCGCGGATGTTGACCAATGTGCATGATGGTCTTGCCGTGACCACCCGCGAATCGCTGTACGAAGCCTTGGCGCCGATGCCGATCGACCGCGTTGGCCTCAGTCGGGAAGTGTCCACCGCTTTTTCGCGCATGGGTTTGCGCACACTGCAGAGCGTGCTGGCCTTGCCTCGTAATACCTTGGCGCGGCGCTTCCCGGTTCAGGTGTTACAGCATCTGGACACTCTGCTGGGCGAGCGAGCCTTGACGCTGGAGTGTTACCGGCCACCCGATTTTTTTGATACCCGTATCGAGCTGAATTTCGATGTCGAATCCCATCAGGCACTGTTGTTCCCGCTAAAGCGTCTGATTTCTGATCTTGCGGTGTTCCTTGCCGGACGTGACAGCGGCGTTCAGCGCTTTGCGATTCATCTTGAGCACGTTGAGGGTCAAGACACGGTGGTGCCGGTCGGGTTGCTCAGCGCCGAGCGTGATACCGCAATGCTGTTTGAGTTGGCCCGGGAGCGGCTAGAGCGAATACAAGTCCCATCACCCGTACGTGCGGTGCGTTTACTGGCCCGTGATCTACCGGGCTTTATACCGGCACGCCGTGAGCTATTCGATGAGCGTGCTCAGCAGGCAATGCCTTGGGAGCAACTGCGCGAACGGTTGCGAGCGCGATTGGGTGATGAAGCGGTCAACGGTTTGCGTGCCCATGCCGATCACCGTCCCGAATGCGCTTGGCAACCGAGCATTGAAACCAAATCCTCTGGACCGCTGCTGATGGCTCTGCGTCCGGGTTGGTTATTGCGTGAGCCGGTGCCGCTGAGCGAGTCGGACGTGCGTATTCTCGCGGGCCCCGAGCGTATCGAGTCCGGTTGGTGGGATGGTGGCGATGTACGGCGCGATTATTTTCTGGTGGAAACCCGCTCCGGTCAGCGTGCCTGGGTCTATCAAACGGTAGGGGAAAACGGCACCTTGCAATTACAGGGATGGTTTGCATGA
- a CDS encoding methyl-accepting chemotaxis protein yields the protein METATAEYNNANIMVIVVAVGAALLTVLLALLLTRSIVVPLTRALQVAEDIAGGNLTKTVLIDGHDEPARLLTALQVMQQNLRKTIQHISGSATQLASAAEELSVVTDEASRGLQQQNNEIEQAATAVNEMTAAVEEVARNAVSTSEASQQSNQTACVGRDRVVETVSAIQAMTQDVQTTTLLVEGLAVQGRDIGKVLDVIRSIAEQTNLLALNAAIEAARAGEAGRGFAVVADEVRALAHRTAQSTQEIEQMVAGIQNGTTEAVQSMLVNTDRTQSTLELARAAGVALEQITVAISHINERNLVIASASEEQAQVSREVDRNLVNIRDLATQSAAGAHQTSAASNELSRLALDLNGMVAKFVI from the coding sequence ATGGAAACCGCAACGGCTGAGTACAATAATGCGAATATCATGGTGATTGTCGTAGCGGTCGGCGCCGCGCTGTTAACCGTTTTACTGGCGTTGTTGTTGACCCGTAGCATTGTCGTCCCGTTGACGCGGGCATTGCAGGTGGCTGAAGACATTGCGGGCGGTAACCTGACCAAGACCGTACTCATCGACGGCCACGACGAACCAGCCCGTCTACTGACTGCATTGCAAGTCATGCAGCAGAACCTGCGTAAAACCATTCAGCACATTTCCGGCTCTGCGACCCAACTAGCTTCGGCTGCCGAGGAACTAAGTGTGGTCACGGACGAGGCCTCCCGTGGCTTGCAACAGCAGAACAACGAAATCGAGCAGGCGGCCACTGCGGTTAATGAAATGACTGCCGCAGTTGAAGAGGTTGCACGCAACGCAGTCTCCACGTCTGAAGCCTCGCAGCAATCCAATCAGACCGCTTGCGTAGGCCGCGATCGTGTAGTGGAAACGGTCTCGGCGATACAAGCTATGACCCAGGACGTGCAAACCACGACGTTGTTGGTCGAAGGCTTGGCGGTGCAAGGGCGCGATATTGGCAAGGTGCTTGACGTCATTCGTTCAATTGCCGAGCAAACCAATTTACTGGCTTTGAACGCGGCCATCGAAGCGGCGCGTGCTGGTGAAGCGGGTAGGGGATTTGCGGTGGTGGCTGACGAAGTACGCGCATTGGCTCATCGGACTGCGCAGTCGACCCAGGAAATTGAGCAGATGGTCGCCGGGATTCAAAACGGTACCACTGAAGCCGTGCAATCGATGCTGGTAAATACCGATCGCACCCAGTCAACGTTAGAGCTGGCTCGTGCTGCTGGCGTGGCGCTGGAACAGATTACGGTTGCAATATCGCACATTAATGAACGCAACCTTGTTATCGCCAGCGCCTCCGAAGAACAGGCTCAAGTCTCGCGTGAAGTTGACCGCAATTTGGTGAACATCCGTGATCTCGCCACCCAATCCGCTGCCGGTGCTCACCAGACCAGCGCAGCCAGCAACGAATTGTCCCGATTGGCGCTTGACCTGAACGGGATGGTGGCGAAGTTTGTGATTTGA
- a CDS encoding UvrD-helicase domain-containing protein has translation MGRSLSQLSAQHVPSWSQGHADGYLNGHAQGMTEGYAEGRLDGEEEGRQVLLIRDTRPTEHRGPRIDDHLFYDWRLALTPELKKRIKADVVLKLPHQVQPSAAQWKMIFSDTPSTYVIAGAGAGKSTSLVLRILLLSHYLGFELSSMTVVTFTRESRKDFINKLIEIMGLWGHTLSVKEGRDLVRTFHSRILPLVRSMPGFSQLRAFENLSNQAVSAGQEEGADSNPFDLRINDAQRQQLNLCYRDLYAINERFREVMAQLLRHALQLKELDREHPDVQKRVVVTELSAKRDEALCDTIEDLWIHANAWPINGIEPMRQTVEINGFSFHFHGYIAELDAWVVLGFDPSENQQMKRSSAKLPIWAEWLIKRTLFQAFCRKPVIWLENYDAATRVLQSLAGAAVAGPGFDYKVKGELSAAPVLDGFVAAASFIENLGLDVPAAVAQMSFAANDPDRYFFEALSLFWKAFEGHLLAQTPPVMTYNRMFALFGETSPENLKQISDELLRPLSHLMIDEFQDVSPQIVSWIRASLREIRSRGPALHVGRVAQRSSLLCVGDDWQSIYGWRGSSPKYFMEFAKEFASPATTKVMLIDNFRSHQHIIDAAEHIVRSAPAIAGKKAKAGGVVQELLPVTVLDRDDDELTERLIQHYNDGDSILLLYRKSNEKAKFSDALQSLVNYDSGLPAASRRFKQLTYHSSKGLQADAVFLLGDCQHLTQSPFKNQAYRLAGLGKEGDADPFDSAQKDEILRLAYVAITRAVRHCYWYIEKNSSAGAADKAMIPKASDKITGNKPFFDDRREG, from the coding sequence ATGGGCCGCAGCCTGAGTCAGCTGAGCGCGCAACACGTGCCGTCCTGGTCACAAGGGCATGCCGATGGCTACCTCAACGGCCATGCTCAAGGCATGACTGAAGGTTACGCGGAGGGCCGGCTGGATGGCGAGGAAGAAGGGCGGCAGGTTTTGCTGATCCGCGACACTCGGCCCACCGAACACCGTGGGCCGCGCATTGATGATCACCTGTTTTATGACTGGCGCCTGGCCCTGACGCCGGAGCTGAAAAAACGCATCAAAGCCGATGTGGTGCTGAAGCTTCCACATCAAGTTCAGCCCAGTGCCGCGCAATGGAAGATGATCTTCAGCGATACGCCGTCCACCTATGTAATTGCCGGTGCCGGCGCGGGGAAATCAACGTCGTTGGTATTGCGCATCCTGCTATTGAGCCACTACCTGGGCTTTGAACTCAGTTCGATGACGGTGGTGACCTTCACCCGTGAGTCGCGCAAAGACTTCATTAATAAGCTGATCGAGATTATGGGACTCTGGGGTCACACCCTCAGCGTGAAAGAAGGCCGGGACCTGGTGCGGACTTTTCACTCCCGGATTTTGCCGCTGGTGCGCAGCATGCCGGGTTTCAGTCAATTGCGGGCTTTCGAGAATCTCAGTAACCAAGCGGTGTCGGCAGGCCAGGAAGAAGGCGCAGACAGCAACCCCTTCGATTTGCGAATCAATGACGCCCAACGCCAGCAATTGAACCTGTGCTATCGAGATCTGTACGCGATTAACGAACGGTTTCGGGAGGTCATGGCACAGCTGCTTCGCCACGCCCTGCAACTCAAGGAACTCGACCGTGAGCATCCCGACGTGCAAAAACGCGTCGTTGTGACCGAACTCTCCGCGAAGCGCGACGAAGCGCTGTGCGACACCATTGAAGACCTGTGGATCCACGCCAACGCATGGCCTATAAACGGCATTGAGCCTATGCGTCAAACCGTTGAAATAAATGGCTTTTCGTTTCATTTCCATGGCTACATTGCCGAACTTGACGCCTGGGTGGTGCTCGGGTTTGACCCGTCTGAAAACCAGCAGATGAAGCGGTCGTCGGCAAAGTTGCCGATCTGGGCTGAATGGCTGATCAAGCGCACACTGTTTCAAGCTTTCTGTCGCAAGCCTGTGATATGGCTAGAGAATTACGATGCCGCCACACGCGTTTTACAGTCATTGGCGGGGGCGGCAGTGGCCGGCCCGGGTTTCGACTACAAGGTGAAAGGTGAATTGAGCGCGGCCCCCGTGCTGGATGGATTTGTCGCCGCTGCCAGCTTTATTGAGAACCTGGGCCTGGATGTACCCGCCGCCGTGGCACAGATGAGCTTTGCCGCCAATGACCCGGATCGGTATTTCTTTGAAGCCCTGAGTCTGTTTTGGAAAGCATTCGAAGGGCACCTGCTGGCGCAAACACCACCGGTCATGACCTACAACAGAATGTTTGCCTTGTTCGGCGAGACGTCACCGGAGAATCTCAAACAGATTAGCGATGAGCTGCTGCGGCCGCTGTCGCACTTAATGATCGATGAGTTCCAAGACGTTTCGCCACAAATCGTTTCCTGGATTCGTGCCAGCCTGCGGGAGATACGCAGTCGTGGTCCGGCGCTGCACGTGGGCCGGGTGGCGCAACGTTCGTCGTTACTCTGTGTAGGCGATGATTGGCAGTCGATTTACGGATGGCGCGGCAGTTCTCCAAAATACTTCATGGAGTTCGCCAAGGAGTTCGCATCGCCTGCCACGACAAAGGTGATGCTCATTGATAACTTCCGCAGTCATCAGCACATTATTGACGCCGCTGAGCACATCGTCCGTAGCGCTCCAGCAATTGCCGGCAAAAAAGCCAAGGCGGGTGGCGTGGTTCAAGAACTGTTGCCAGTCACAGTGCTGGACCGTGATGACGACGAACTTACCGAACGTTTGATCCAACATTACAACGACGGGGACTCTATTTTGTTGCTGTACCGGAAAAGTAATGAAAAAGCCAAGTTCTCCGACGCCTTACAGTCGCTGGTTAATTACGATTCTGGGTTACCGGCTGCGTCGCGACGCTTCAAACAATTGACCTATCACAGCTCCAAAGGCTTGCAGGCTGACGCTGTATTTTTACTCGGAGATTGCCAGCATTTGACGCAATCACCGTTCAAAAACCAAGCCTATCGCTTGGCGGGATTGGGTAAGGAGGGCGATGCAGATCCTTTCGATTCCGCCCAGAAGGACGAAATACTGCGACTTGCATACGTTGCCATTACCCGCGCCGTGAGACATTGCTATTGGTATATCGAAAAGAACAGCAGCGCGGGCGCCGCAGACAAAGCGATGATTCCCAAAGCGTCCGACAAAATTACGGGTAACAAGCCTTTTTTCGACGACAGGAGAGAAGGTTAA
- the lexA gene encoding transcriptional repressor LexA — MYSMNLSPRRTAILTFIRERIVQQGQSPSLAEIAEAFGFASRSVARKHIVALTEAGLIEVAPNQARGIRLVLHHAGTRQRPEMIEIPVLGRVAAGAPIGPDIGLHDTLVLERGTFQRVPDYLLRVQGDSMIEDGILDGDLVGVLRSAEAKDGQIVVARLDGEVTIKRLETRAGTFRLLPRNPAYQPIVVSPTQDFAIEGVYCGLVRRE, encoded by the coding sequence ATGTACTCCATGAACTTATCCCCCCGACGCACCGCCATTCTGACCTTTATCCGCGAGCGTATCGTGCAGCAAGGTCAGTCCCCGAGCCTGGCTGAAATCGCCGAAGCCTTTGGCTTTGCCTCACGTAGCGTAGCGCGCAAACATATTGTGGCCCTGACTGAAGCCGGTTTGATTGAGGTTGCCCCTAATCAAGCTCGCGGTATTCGGCTGGTCTTACATCACGCGGGCACTCGCCAACGCCCCGAGATGATCGAAATTCCAGTGTTGGGCCGGGTGGCGGCGGGTGCGCCAATAGGGCCGGACATCGGCCTGCATGACACGTTGGTGCTGGAGCGCGGGACATTTCAGCGGGTGCCGGACTATCTGTTGCGGGTGCAGGGTGATTCGATGATCGAAGACGGCATTCTCGACGGTGATCTGGTGGGTGTTCTACGCAGTGCTGAGGCCAAGGATGGGCAAATCGTCGTTGCTCGGCTGGACGGAGAAGTGACCATCAAGCGCCTGGAAACCCGTGCCGGGACGTTTCGTTTGCTACCGCGCAACCCCGCATATCAACCCATTGTGGTTTCGCCGACCCAGGACTTCGCCATCGAAGGCGTTTACTGCGGTCTGGTCAGGCGCGAATGA
- a CDS encoding DUF1652 domain-containing protein: MNKVTFPNACQLMRWHFHPVGFEASMDSPSSMVARLFHRATGETIIAIAAIPCATVMDVTEVERMIEAIEYELEFFVPPQTLKVS, encoded by the coding sequence ATGAACAAAGTAACGTTCCCTAATGCCTGTCAACTGATGCGCTGGCACTTTCACCCCGTCGGGTTTGAAGCCAGCATGGACTCACCCAGCAGCATGGTCGCCCGCCTATTTCATCGCGCCACAGGTGAAACGATCATTGCGATCGCTGCCATTCCCTGCGCAACCGTCATGGACGTTACTGAGGTCGAGCGCATGATCGAGGCCATTGAGTACGAACTTGAATTCTTCGTACCCCCTCAGACGTTAAAAGTGTCCTGA
- the pgm gene encoding phosphoglucomutase (alpha-D-glucose-1,6-bisphosphate-dependent) produces MSLSPFAGKPAPAELLVDLPRLVTAYYTGQPDASVSTQRVSFGTSGHRGSSFELSFNEWHVLAISQAICLYRQANGIDGPLFLGFDTHALSTPASVTALEVLAANGVQVMIAENDEYTPTPAISHAIICYNRGRTHGLADGIVITPSHNPPESGGFKYNPPNGGPADTHITKWIEAKANELLAEKVLGVTRMTYEKALLADTTHRHDYLNTYVADLKNVIDMDAIRGANLRLGVDPLGGAGVHYWSAIGEHYNLNLEVVNKEVDPTFRFMCVDWDGRIRMDPSSSFAMQGLIGLKDRFQVAFACDPDHDRHGIVTPTGGLLAPNNYLAVSIDYLFQNRPQWRADAAIGKTVVSSGMIDRVAKRLGRRLYEVPVGFKWFADGLFDGSLGFGGEESAGASFLRKDGSVWTTDKDGLIPALLAAEITARKGRDPSEIYHALTEELGDPFSTRVEAKASPEQKALLGKLSPGQVKSTELAGETIQSILSHAPGNDQAIGGLKVMTENGWFAARPSGTEDIYKIYAESFLGEDHLKRLVAEAQVLVDAAIAV; encoded by the coding sequence ATGAGTCTCAGTCCATTTGCCGGCAAACCAGCGCCCGCAGAACTGTTGGTCGATCTTCCACGATTGGTGACGGCCTATTACACCGGCCAGCCTGACGCATCGGTTTCCACCCAGCGCGTTTCTTTCGGTACGTCTGGCCATCGCGGCAGCTCGTTTGAATTGAGCTTCAACGAATGGCATGTGTTGGCAATCAGTCAGGCGATCTGTCTGTACCGACAGGCAAACGGCATTGACGGTCCATTGTTCCTCGGCTTCGACACCCACGCGTTGTCGACCCCGGCCAGCGTCACGGCACTAGAGGTGTTGGCTGCCAATGGCGTGCAGGTCATGATCGCCGAAAACGACGAATACACTCCCACACCAGCGATATCCCACGCCATCATTTGCTACAACCGTGGCCGCACCCATGGGCTTGCGGACGGCATCGTGATCACTCCTTCACACAACCCGCCTGAAAGTGGCGGTTTTAAGTACAACCCGCCCAATGGCGGCCCGGCTGACACTCACATCACTAAGTGGATCGAGGCCAAGGCTAACGAGCTGTTGGCTGAGAAAGTGCTGGGCGTTACGCGGATGACCTATGAAAAAGCCCTCCTCGCTGACACCACTCACCGCCACGATTACCTGAATACCTACGTCGCTGACTTGAAAAATGTGATCGACATGGACGCTATTCGCGGTGCCAACCTGCGTTTGGGTGTTGACCCTCTGGGCGGCGCCGGCGTGCATTACTGGTCGGCCATCGGCGAGCACTACAACCTGAACCTGGAAGTGGTGAATAAAGAAGTCGATCCGACGTTCCGCTTTATGTGTGTCGATTGGGACGGTCGTATTCGGATGGACCCGTCGTCGAGTTTTGCCATGCAAGGCTTGATCGGTCTTAAAGATCGTTTCCAGGTGGCTTTCGCCTGCGACCCGGACCATGACCGCCACGGCATCGTGACTCCGACCGGGGGCTTGCTGGCGCCGAACAACTACCTGGCTGTCAGCATCGATTACCTGTTTCAGAACCGTCCGCAATGGCGCGCCGATGCAGCCATCGGCAAAACCGTGGTCAGCAGCGGCATGATTGATCGCGTGGCCAAACGTTTAGGCCGCCGCTTGTATGAAGTGCCGGTGGGCTTTAAATGGTTTGCTGACGGTTTGTTCGATGGCTCTCTCGGCTTTGGCGGAGAAGAAAGTGCCGGAGCATCGTTCTTGCGCAAAGACGGCAGTGTTTGGACGACGGATAAAGATGGCCTGATCCCAGCGCTGTTGGCCGCAGAAATAACCGCGCGCAAAGGCCGTGACCCGAGCGAAATTTACCATGCGTTGACTGAAGAGCTGGGCGACCCGTTTTCGACCCGGGTCGAAGCCAAGGCTAGTCCGGAGCAAAAAGCATTGCTGGGTAAACTGTCTCCTGGTCAGGTGAAATCTACGGAGCTGGCTGGTGAAACCATTCAGAGCATCCTCAGCCACGCACCAGGGAACGATCAAGCTATTGGCGGTTTGAAAGTTATGACCGAAAACGGCTGGTTTGCGGCACGCCCCTCGGGCACCGAAGATATTTACAAAATCTACGCGGAAAGCTTTCTCGGTGAAGACCACCTCAAACGCTTGGTGGCCGAAGCTCAAGTGCTGGTGGACGCAGCCATCGCGGTTTAA